The proteins below come from a single Microtus ochrogaster isolate Prairie Vole_2 chromosome 14 unlocalized genomic scaffold, MicOch1.0 chr14_random_3, whole genome shotgun sequence genomic window:
- the Chmp3 gene encoding charged multivesicular body protein 3 isoform X1, whose product MGLFGKTQERPPKELVNEWSLKIRKEMRVVDRQIRDIQREEEKVKRSVKDAAKKGQKDVCVVLAKEMIRSRKAVSKLYASKAHMNSVLMGMKNQLAVLRVAGSLQKSTEVMKAMQSLVKIPEIQATMRELSKEMMKAGIIEEMLEDTFESMDDQEEMEEAAEMEIDRILFEITAGALGKAPSKVTDALPEPEPSGAMAASEEGDDEEDEEDLEAMQSRLATLRS is encoded by the exons ATGGGGCTGTTTGGAAAAACCCAGGAGAGGCCTCCCAAAGAGCTG GTCAATGAATGGTCATTGAAGATCAGAAAGGAAATGAGAGTTGTTGACAGGCAAATAAGAG ATAtccaaagagaagaagagaaagtaaaacgGTCTGTGAAAGATGCAGCCAAGAAGGGCCAGAAGGATGTCTGTGTAGTTCTGGCCAAAGAGATGATCAGGTCAAGGAAGGCTGTGAGCAAGCTCTATGCATCCAAAGCACACATGAACTCTGTGCTCATGGGGATGAAGAACCAGCTTG CTGTCCTAAGAGTAGCTGGTTCCCTGCAGAAGAGCACAGAAGTGATGAAGGCTATGCAGAGTCTTGTGAAGATCCCAGAAATCCAGGCCACCATGCGGGAGCTGTCCAAAGAGATGATGAAG GCTGGGATCATAGAGGAGATGTTAGAGGATACATTTGAAAGCATGGATGatcaggaagaaatggaagaagcagcagaaatgGAGATTGACAGAATCCTCTTTGAAATCACAGCAG GAGCCTTGGGCAAGGCGCCCAGTAAAGTAACTGATGCCCTTCCTGAGCCCGAACCTTCAGGAGCGATGGCTGCCTCAGAAGAGGGAGAtgatgaggaagatgaagaggaccTGGAGGCCATGCAGTCCCGGCTGGCCACACTCCGAAGCTAG
- the Chmp3 gene encoding charged multivesicular body protein 3 isoform X2 — MIRSRKAVSKLYASKAHMNSVLMGMKNQLAVLRVAGSLQKSTEVMKAMQSLVKIPEIQATMRELSKEMMKAGIIEEMLEDTFESMDDQEEMEEAAEMEIDRILFEITAGALGKAPSKVTDALPEPEPSGAMAASEEGDDEEDEEDLEAMQSRLATLRS, encoded by the exons ATGATCAGGTCAAGGAAGGCTGTGAGCAAGCTCTATGCATCCAAAGCACACATGAACTCTGTGCTCATGGGGATGAAGAACCAGCTTG CTGTCCTAAGAGTAGCTGGTTCCCTGCAGAAGAGCACAGAAGTGATGAAGGCTATGCAGAGTCTTGTGAAGATCCCAGAAATCCAGGCCACCATGCGGGAGCTGTCCAAAGAGATGATGAAG GCTGGGATCATAGAGGAGATGTTAGAGGATACATTTGAAAGCATGGATGatcaggaagaaatggaagaagcagcagaaatgGAGATTGACAGAATCCTCTTTGAAATCACAGCAG GAGCCTTGGGCAAGGCGCCCAGTAAAGTAACTGATGCCCTTCCTGAGCCCGAACCTTCAGGAGCGATGGCTGCCTCAGAAGAGGGAGAtgatgaggaagatgaagaggaccTGGAGGCCATGCAGTCCCGGCTGGCCACACTCCGAAGCTAG